TCCATCCCTGATGCCTATAAGGTTACTGCTGGCTTTGTGCTGATCTTTCTGGTCGTTATGTATTCCATTACCTTTGCCTCCTTCTTACTCAGAAAACTAGTGAAGACCATGCACCTGGGAGCTATAGATCGAATTGGTGGAATATCATTTGGCGCGATCAAAGCAGGACTGATCCTGTCAGCCGTGGTTTGGGCTTTTGCCATGGTTCCGGAGAGTATGCGAGGAGACTGGCAGAAAGAGTCCAGGCTCTATCCAATAGTGGAAGTGTTTGCTGCCAATATGGTACAGCTCTTTTCACTGGAAGATGAATTGGCGCTGTTGCAAACGACCGTTGGCTCACTAATGGGTCAGGGGAAAGATAAAATGCTGGAGCAGGCTCTGGGTGGATCAGGCGATATCATGGGTGGTCTGGATCTGGATGCCATTACTGGAATGAGCGGAACTGGCACACTTTCCAGAGATGGGCATAGTATCATCCCCGGTCCGGGAGGGCTCCCAGGAGGTGCCGCCGATATCATGCAGAGTGAGATGATGAAGAAAGCAATGGAATCGCTGGAAGGGCCTCAGAAAGAAATCATTGAACAAGCTCTGCAAGCTTTGCAGTCTGGAGATGCAAACTCACTGCTTGAAGGTGCCATTAATAGTAAAGATGCTTCCGGGAAATCACTCATGGATGAAGCTATGAAATATATGGATCCAACTCAGAAAACAGATATGCATGAGATGATCCAGCAAATGGAAGCCCAGATCAAGACCCAGCAAAATAGGTAGCAATGAGTTCTGTCAATTCTGACCCACATAGTTATCAACATTTAGGTTTTGATGATATCCGTCAATGGCTTGCCAATGAGGCCGCTGGTGATAATGTTCAACACCGGTTTGAACTGCTTCAGCCAGGTGAAGATCAGCTTGATATCGAAAATCAATATGCCCGAATTGCTGAATTCGAGACTCTTATGGATGTTAGCTCTAGCTTTCATGTCCATTATTATGAAAACCTTGACGAAACAATACGACTTCTGGCTCTGGAAGGAAGTACCCTGTTCGGTGAAAATTTGATTTCCCTGAATAATGTGCTTGAACAAACCCGCATTCTTCAAAAAACATATGGGAATAGTCAGCCGGCTGAAGATTCGGTCTGGCAAGATGTATTTGGGCGGATCAGCACGCTGCCGAACCTTGAGAAAGCGATTCATCGAGTTTTTGGAGCAGATGGAGAAATGCTGGATAATGCTTCCGCAACCCTCTCCTCTTTGAGACGTAAACTACGTAGATCGGCCGGTACTGTACGGTCTCGAATGAATGATCTGGTCAAGCAATATACTGATCAGGGAGTTCTCAATGATCCACATGCCGGCATTAAGGGGGGGCGGTTGGTTCTGCCGGTTCTCAGTAGTTACAAGCACCGGGTTAAAGGTGTCATTCAGGATATGTCCAATACCGGGACAACCACTTTCATCGAACCTTTTGAGATCATTGAGCTGAATAATCAGATCAAGTCCATGGAGATCGAGGAGCAACAGGAAGTACAACGGATCCTGCGTGAACTCACCGCTGAACTTCACCCCCATCAGGCTGCCATTCTAACCAACTATGAACTGCTCCAGGTGATAGATTTTCACATAGCTCTGGTAAAGTTTGGAAAAACTTTTGCCTGCTCAATTCCAGCACTGTCCA
This region of Candidatus Neomarinimicrobiota bacterium genomic DNA includes:
- a CDS encoding CvpA family protein, translating into MATGFDVIGLLLILVMAMSGLKKGLIDGVLKMVGVYAAIYASMNYNQYGTLFLEPLISIPDAYKVTAGFVLIFLVVMYSITFASFLLRKLVKTMHLGAIDRIGGISFGAIKAGLILSAVVWAFAMVPESMRGDWQKESRLYPIVEVFAANMVQLFSLEDELALLQTTVGSLMGQGKDKMLEQALGGSGDIMGGLDLDAITGMSGTGTLSRDGHSIIPGPGGLPGGAADIMQSEMMKKAMESLEGPQKEIIEQALQALQSGDANSLLEGAINSKDASGKSLMDEAMKYMDPTQKTDMHEMIQQMEAQIKTQQNR